The following proteins are co-located in the Hevea brasiliensis isolate MT/VB/25A 57/8 chromosome 11, ASM3005281v1, whole genome shotgun sequence genome:
- the LOC110644415 gene encoding BTB/POZ domain-containing protein At3g22104-like, producing the protein MARFCYNNGAIEITPANIVLLNCSAYFMEMGSNSSGSTAPNLVGQTEKSLEGITYWTWSDLLMALKQCQDSFPVTNSSLVLEKVLDSLIAKLALPTVASPFRCSLDNFSSQFSFDISSTCSTRNNCSLTTRWFEDLLFLNVNLFDKMIRIMVSQKLDQATIFKFLIFYLKSKLLSAGLPEKRQITEKVISLLSLLDRSCLSCKGLFDILRIISSLKRIGKCYKLKLERLIGSQLDQATLDHLLVPSPHRKHYMYDVNLVLRLAEAYLRQGWMTLSRLTKVGSLMDAYLIEVAPDFLLKPSKFAALVSVLPDSARESSDRLFQAIDLYLEVHTRLCEEEKMRLCCALNYEKLSAETLQHLAQNSKFPSRRSLQVFISQQSKHSSSISNHMYSFKRLDEFRFCSASKPNESDREGTNEQVRPCARKHRETRNLKKHLQQMQCRVAELEKVCKAMQSQMPNVTKKRLCNSGKVRSLPKLCS; encoded by the exons ATGGCAAGGTTTTGTTACAACAATGGCGCAATTGAGATAACTCCCGCAAATATAGTCCTACTAAACTGTTCTGCTTATTTCATGGAAATGGGCAGTAATAGCTCTGGCTCTACAGCACCAAACTTAGTAGGCCAAACCGAAAAGTCTCTTGAAGGGATCACTTACTGGACTTGGTCTGACCTTTTAATGGCTCTAAAACAATGCCAAGATTCATTTCCAGTAACAAATTCTTCATTAGTACTTGAGAAAGTATTGGATTCCCTTATAGCAAAGCTTGCTTTGCCTACTGTTGCGAGCCCATTCAGATGTTCCTTAGATAATTTCAGTTCTCAGTTTTCATTTGATATAAGCAGCACTTGTAGTACGAGAAACAACTGTTCCCTAACAACACGGTGGTTTGAAGATCTATTGTTCTTGAATGTCAATTTGTTCGACAAAATGATTAGGATTATGGTATCCCAGAAATTAGATCAAGCTACCATTTTTAAGTTCCTCATTTTTTACCTGAAATCAAAACTTCTCAGCGCTGGACTGCCTGAGAAGCGCCAAATCACGGAGAAGGTGATCAGTCTGCTTTCGTTACTTGATAGGAGCTGTCTTTCTTGCAAGGGCTTATTTGATATTCTTCGAATCATCTCAAGTTTGAAAAGAATAGGCAAATGCTACAAATTGAAGTTGGAGAGACTGATAGGTTCACAGCTGGATCAAGCAACATTGGATCATCTGCTAGTTCCATCTCCACATAGGAAGCATTACATGTATGACGTGAATTTGGTTTTGAGGCTTGCAGAAGCATATCTCCGTCAAGGTTGGATGACCCTGAGTCGATTGACGAAGGTTGGTAGCTTGATGGATGCGTACCTTATAGAAGTAGCACCAGATTTTCTTCTGAAACCTTCCAAGTTTGCAGCATTAGTATCGGTCCTTCCAGATTCTGCAAGAGAATCTAGTGATAGACTCTTCCAAGCCATTGACTTATATCTTGAG GTTCATACTCGATTATGTGAAGAGGAAAAGATGAGGTTATGTTGTGCACTGAATTATGAAAAACTCTCAGCCGAAACTTTACAACACCTAGCTCAAAACTCCAAGTTTCCGTCAAGGAGATCATTACAAGTTTTCATATCTCAGCAATCCAAGCACAGTAGCTCAATCAGTAATCACATGTACTCCTTTAAAAGGTTAGATGAATTTCGATTTTGTAGCGCTAGTAAGCCAAATGAAAGTGATAGAGAAGGCACTAATGAGCAAGTCCGTCCTTGTGCAAGAAAGCACAGAGAAACTCGGAATCTTAAAAAACACTTGCAGCAAATGCAGTGTAGAGTAGCAGAATTGGAGAAGGTGTGCAAAGCGATGCAATCCCAGATGCCAAATGTAACGAAAAAAAGATTATGTAATTCAGGCAAAGTTAGATCCTTGCCAAAACTCTGTTCATGA